Genomic window (Phragmites australis chromosome 21, lpPhrAust1.1, whole genome shotgun sequence):
AGAGCAGGGGATATGAAGGTACAGAACTTTGTGTTGATGCGGCATCACTTTTAATTTCATAAAGTATGTTTTGGATAGAAATGAATCATAAGGATGGTTGATGTTGTACCTAAGCTGAAAAATCTGGACCACTATTGGAACTTCTCATTGATGACACAGTTCCTTGTCTTTAAAAGAGATGTATCTGATCTTCTTTCCTTATCTGTTTCATTTGCAGATGGCAAGCTTGGCTAATTACTTCGGCCTAGGGAGGCAAAGGCACAGGTAGATATCTTGCTAATCCAAAGTGTGTTGCATTTATATTCTAAATGCTTCTTACGACTTTTAGTTTTCCTTGGCAACCTTTCCCATTGAAATGTCAAATGGTCAAGCACACATCTAATATTTGCATTACTTCACATTTTGGAATTTGGCTTGCGTCCTTTTAGTGGGTATTTGGTAACCCAGCTCAGCAGAGCACGCCTTGCATCAGGCTGTTTTGATAGTCATATGATGGTATGAGGAATTTGGTTGGACAACAGGGCACCATCCTTGACCTCTCTGCAATTTTCACTACACAGCATATTCCCAATCCCATCTTGGGATTGGCTCATCTGGACACTTAAATTCCCAAAACATGGCACGGGCTACGATTGCTATTTTTATCTAGATCATTCTGAATATATGTTGCGATTGTGCAGTGCATCAATTTAACTCTTAGTACATGTTGATTGAGAATGACCAGCTACCTGATACAAGTGACAGCTATTGATCTATATGTTCCACTTTATGCTGTTCAATTTTCCTTTAGTTCCGTTTGGACATACTTCTTCAATGACACTCCATTGATATTCATATTAGTAACAGTTACAACTTGCAAGTTGAGAGTTCCGTTATTTTACTCCTTTGATTGAACTGAGCTGGAGTGGCTTGTCTTCTACTAATTTGATTTGCAATTGATCTACAGGAGTCTTGATGATGTTAGAATGAATCTTGAAGTTCTCAAGTACTGTGCTACAGTGCTGTTCCTGGTATGTTTGTGGAATTCATTGCTGAAGATAATCTGTTGGCTAAATCCCAATGTTCTCTTCACAGGAGGCAAGTCTTCCAGAGGTTCTTACTGTTGAGAACTTGGTTGAGCGTCCAATAACTAGGAGCCAAGCTAACGGGGCTGCTTCTCCTGAGGTGCCAAAACTTCAACCAAACTCGTCTCCTGATTCTTCAAAACGTCAGCGGACAGTTTCTTCAGTTGACATTACGATGCCGGAGGGAGATAATCAGGGAACAAGTGAATCCGTTGAGTTGTTATCCCATATCGAGGAAATGAAGTTAGATGCCACTACGCAGATGGATGCAAGTTCCAGTGGCTATTCTGGGTTTGTTGAGCCAGATGATGTTTCAACTGAGTTCATCAAAATCTCAGTTGCTCCATTACACCAATTTGGTCGGAGAACATCTATCCAACACAAGGATACCCCACTGCAACTTTGTTGTGCAGGGTTGAAAGTCCAGTTTGGGGTCAGTACAAAGTTCCTAGACAATGCAGGTCGGCCAAAGTTGAACATAGTGGTTGAGATCCCTGAGAATCTCAGTAAACTTTTAGAATTCTGCGATGATCTTGCTCGGAGGTCATCTCAGGAATCCGGCAGCACTTCCGAATGGAGACCCCTGATCAAGAAGTATGGATACGTGAATCGTCCGACTGTCCGCATAAAGTGAGTTGTATTCTACTCTTTCACTTTTAATCTTGAAGTGGTTATGCTTTTCATAACTCTAATGATGGCCTTTCCCTGTAGCATCCCTACTATGGTCAACGGTGACTCTAC
Coding sequences:
- the LOC133903900 gene encoding protein NEN1-like, whose translation is MAMASASASEPAAAAAEGSAPVPALPAAGGPEIAFFDVETSVPQRPGQGYALLEFGAILVCPRRLVEVASYATLVRPADPASAVSAASVRCNGITRDAVSGAPSFRDVADAIYDLLHGRVWAGHNIVRFDSARIREAYSEISLPPPEPKGFIDTLPLLTQRFGRRAGDMKMASLANYFGLGRQRHRSLDDVRMNLEVLKYCATVLFLEASLPEVLTVENLVERPITRSQANGAASPEVPKLQPNSSPDSSKRQRTVSSVDITMPEGDNQGTSESVELLSHIEEMKLDATTQMDASSSGYSGFVEPDDVSTEFIKISVAPLHQFGRRTSIQHKDTPLQLCCAGLKVQFGVSTKFLDNAGRPKLNIVVEIPENLSKLLEFCDDLARRSSQESGSTSEWRPLIKKYGYVNRPTVRINIPTMVNGDSTMYSTDICQKQPSGNIQKLVFSKVDAANLDSLFVRGNMVDALFSLELYDYQQNAGIRLVGKRLVVHLQ